One Panthera uncia isolate 11264 unplaced genomic scaffold, Puncia_PCG_1.0 HiC_scaffold_1972, whole genome shotgun sequence DNA window includes the following coding sequences:
- the LOC125917539 gene encoding polyadenylate-binding protein 1-like 2: protein MASLYVGDLHPEVTEAMLYEKFSPAGPILSIRICRDKITRRSLGYAYVNYQQPVDAKRALETLNFDVIKGRPVRIMWSQRDPSLRKSGVGNVFIKNLGKTIDNKALYNIFSAFGNILSCKVACDEKGPKGYGFVHFQKQESAERAIDAMNGMFLNYRKIFVGRFKSHKEREAERGAWARQSTSADVKDFEEDTDEEATLR from the coding sequence ATGGCCTCGCTGTACGTGGGCGACCTGCACCCTGAAGTGACAGAGGCAATGCTCTACGAGAAGTTCAGCCCGGCCGGGCCCATCCTTTCCATCCGCATTTGCAGGGACAAGATCACCCGCCGCTCGTTGGGCTACGCGTACGTCAACTACCAGCAACCGGTGGACGCCAAGCGGGCCCTGGAAACCCTGAACTTTGATGTCATCAAGGGCAGGCCCGTGCGCATCATGTGGTCCCAGCGGGACCCCTCGCTCCGCAAGAGTGGGGTGGGCAACGTCTTCATCAAGAACCTGGGCAAGACCATCGACAACAAGGCGCTGTACAACATCTTCTCGGCGTTTGGCAACATCCTCTCCTGCAAAGTGGCCTGCGACGAGAAGGGGCCCAAGGGCTACGGGTTTGTGCACTTCCAGAAGCAGGAGTCCGCAGAGCGGGCCATTGATGCGATGAATGGCATGTTCCTGAACTACCGCAAAATTTTCGTTGGGAGATTCAAGTCGCATAAAGAACGAGAGGCCGAAAGGGGAGCCTGGGCTAGGCAGTCCACCAGTGCTGACGTCAAGGATTTCGAGGAAGACACCGATGAGGAAGCCACCTTGCGATGA